The Musa acuminata AAA Group cultivar baxijiao chromosome BXJ1-8, Cavendish_Baxijiao_AAA, whole genome shotgun sequence genomic sequence CTTTTCGAAAGTATATTGAGAAGAAATATCTAACATAAACTGGCATGAAGAAAAGTCATTTGAGTACCTTATTAATCATACTTTCATTTTTCTATTATGAAGCATTAGctagattattttttattaaatatttatttttagttttggtacaaaaaatgattttatggaTTATTGTCAATAATAATCTTACCCACACTTTTTATGATCTTTATAAGAAAATTATAAAGAAAAATTGAGCTTTGGATGGCTATGTTTATATTTGTGTTGATATTTAGAGTGATCACTATCAAATACACTCATACATGCCAATCATTTATCATTGGATTGATAGTGATTAGACCATATAAAAAATacttttttagaatttttttaaaacaacGTAAgccaataatatttataaaataattatatatatattaaaaaattattggtTTTGACAATGCAATAATAATTACCGCTTTTATTCTAGAATTACATGAAGTATATCAACTTACTTTTGATAGTATCCCTTTTATATTAGATATGTTTGTCATGTTTTGAAtttatgtgtacaagaaggtTTTAGATCTTTGAAATTGTTCTTTCTCCCATTAAACAAATTATTTCATTCTTATaagatcatttataatattttataaggaTGTTTCTATCCAATGAattatacttatgaattgtttaaaCAATCttttgaatataaggaattactatgtacttttattataaataatattaggcATATTAGTTTATATCCATAGCATTGGTATGTATGCAAAAaaaacttataaatttttaaaaaaattaataatataatttatactTTGTCTAGTGTTTATtatcctactatatatatatttttaatcatttatattaatattgatttaaatatgataataattactatgaaatcaaaatggatatttaaaaaaaatattattgatttatttatttacttatgttTTTTATCCTAGTACTAAATTAGATGACTTAAGTGATAATTTAGCCACTTAGTATAAAAATTTTAGGAGCAGATGCTAACTATACGAGAGAACATAATACCTTTGAAACTTGTACATCTATGGATCAAATTAGCATGATAGTAAAATCGGaagaaaaattattattacaaaaaataaaaaaacgaaGGGGGATCACTAGGCTCGAACTTGGAGCTTAATATGTATCTAATAACTTCTTTTGAGTTAAGTGATAGTCATACAGAAGTTTTAGAATGATGGACATAATacataatcatatttttaatgTTGGTGACGATCACAAGGCAAATTTGGCAACTCCAACATCTAGCTGTCGAGCAAGCCTTCAACTTGGGAGGACAAATCCTGAAACTTAATTGAATATAACCCTCGAATCAATGGAAGCTCAAGCATGCATCAACAATTAGACAAATGCGACAAAACTAAACCAAGAGATTATTCACGAATACAACGACCTCCTATTTAATGCATTAATCGAATGGATGAATTAAgcaattaaaaatttataattttactcaattttatcatctttttttttcatgtCATTACATAGTTACACTCATTATAGTTGtacgtttattttttaaaatttactaataaaattataatttttcatattataatttttttaattaaaaataataaaatattatcagTTCAAACCAGAATTGGCCTTGGACGATTCTGAAGCCATGGTTAGGACAATTAGATTGGACAAAGTCGTGATCAGAGCTACTAGATTGTGGACTGTTTTGATTGCCACTAATTGTGGACTGTTTTAAtgtaatttctctctctctctctctctctagtagaAGCCGATTCATTTTCCCCTAAAAGAAAATCCATTAAGATTTCAGCATCACACTAAAGTAAACTTGCAGGAACATATAGACAAATTTTCCTTTAAAATCTTTCCACCACCATGAAGCATCAGAAGAACCCACACGATGAACCATGTCTTCCGTGTATCGCTTGCTGTCCCATGCAAAACTGCCCGTGATTCAATTGTAATCAAATAATTCTTGAAGGAAAACactgatggtttttttttttttttacaccaacaaacaaaaaaaaaaaacgtcaCCCATCCAGATCGTTGATCCGTGTCATGAGCAGTAATATAGGCACAGTACTTTTAACAATAGAAGTAGCTGTAGCTTAAAGTTCATATGATATGTAGACATACCAGACCGTGCTGTTACATAGAAACAGACCTTAGCCATCAGAATTAACTTTTGAACCAGGATAAGAAAACAAGCGAGTAGCGTTTTGGAAACTCAGCTCAGCGAGCTCCTCCTCGGGCATTTCAAGTAGTGTTGCAACATATTTCAACACCTGAAAAATCATGTCATCATTCTTACCGTATTTTAGACAGTGACTAAGTTGGGTTCAGGATTGTAGAGGTTAAATCAACTAAAAAAGGGGCAATGTTGCTCCTTTTATGTATGACATTTGTAATCTTCGGTGAAATATATATAACAAACTTACACGATGAATGTTGGCAGGATGATTTAGTCCTTCCTTCGACAGACTTGTTGCCTCTGCAGCTGAATCTCCAAACTTGTTTTCTGTCTCTGCTATGGAAGCAACATCTGGAAATGGAAATGAACTCGTCTTCACTGATAGCAATCCATCAGGGGCATCTGTCTCAATCAAAATTCTGTCTTTGGGTACCTAGACAACAACTCTGGGGTCAAATTAAGTGACTATCGAAAATATTCCGAAATCAGTATAAAGTTTTTCTCCCTCAGTACTTGCATAATAACGCACGTTAATACCAACCGATTTAAGCATCTTCTTTGCTTTCTCCGGCTTCATGGATGTGAGATGCCCAGAAAATGAAAAGTACGATCCCAACTTTGCCAAGCCAGGGACCAACTCAGCAGATCCGATATATGAATGCAAAATAACACCTGCTGGGAAAGGCCCCGTGGATCTGGTCATGAAAAATAGTAATAAAATTGAGTTGTTACCAGATTCATCAAGGTACAGAATGATGTGGATCAAACAACTAAGTTACTTCACTCCTGTTGCAGCCACCATTGGCAAGACAAGCTCCACATTCAATTAACAGAGATACTTTTGATGCATCACATTTTTAAAAACAACAATTACAAAATATTAAAAACCATTTTTTCTCAGAGTAAATTCTTTCAAAGTCTATCACAAAGAAGCCAGAAACTTTATTTGATGAAATCCCAAGGTTCATTGTCTGCAGCCTTACCATCACGAGATCAAGGTATAAATTCAACAGTGGATGAATAAACTAAATAAGCAGGTAGCACTACTGACACTTTGGATTCATGTTCATCCATAATTTTACATTTAACAATCAAATTATCTGAATGGTCATCAATTGTACTACCTGAAAAGAACTTCTGCACATAATTAAGAATCCAGCATAAACAGTTAGTCTCTGAGCAAACAGATCAGCTCAGTACCATGGACTGACATtaagtacacacacacacaccagctTCTCCTTGTCTCTTGCAACAAGAAGTTTGGATGCTTCAAGCAAATTGTGTTGATAGAAGGAAAACCAACATAATCCAAAAGTATCAATGTCAAGAAACTGTGAGAAAAATAGGACAGCAAATGAAGATAACACAAAAATAACATAGCTAAATATTGCATACTATCTAACCTTATTCGTATGTTGGAAGAAATGACATTTAGCATCAGCATAGTTCACTAAGACCTCTTCAATGAAACATTTAACATTTGAAAGAAAATAAGTGCTTTGAAATATATTGACCAGTCGTATTATCACGAACTTaaatggaattgcctaagtcgtgagacacCTTTGCGgcagtgtcacggacttagctagaattgcttaAGTCGTGAGGTACCCTCGCGCTAATGTTACGGACTTAGCTgagattgcctaagtcgtgaggcactcttgcgcaaatgtcacagacttagctgggattgccgaaGTCGTGGGGCACCCTTACATTATCCGTCCACAAAGGGTCAACCTAGTTGCAACTTCAGTTAGGTCCCGAAAGACCTACAAAAGAGCAAATCGATTAATTCCAAAGCAAGCAGCGGACAAGTTCGGACGTCTTGCAAAGATGTCAACTTTTCAAGCAATTCAATAAACACTCggtgtgcaagagagaaaagagaaaacaaggactttagatggTAAACGAACAGTTGCAAATCCGCAAATGACCGCTCACCGAGTGTCGGTCGCGATGGCAAATTCCCATAGGCTTAACGTACGAACTAGTGAAATCCAATCTATGCCCAACACTACCCCAAACCCCTATCCAGCACAGTGCCACCTAgggggttctagggtgttgaAATGGTTGACATTTTGCACTGCACCATAGTCTGCAGAAAACAAGTCGTGGCATGCAAAAAAGGGACATTTTGGGGCTCTCCATTCTAGTGAGTGATCACTCCATAGCGCTGCGATCTGTTCCTGCTCatagttttcaagcaaaaacacacaaaaccaaggcaaaacacgcTGCCAAACATATGTACAAGCAAACCAAAGTGGCAAACGGTTTGTTGATGATGTTGCGGGTGTGCGACAAATGTTCGTGATAttttcccccacttaaactgttgaCGCCCTTGTCAATGCTTACTGGTAGGCTTTGATGACTGCTTCTTTGTATCACAgagcatcttcaggctcccaattgGCTTTTGTTTGCGAAAGCTTTCGCCACATCATCAAGAACTCGATCTATTTTGCTTCATtcggtagctttatcttgtgatCCGTTAAAATGGTTTTAACTCGCTTTTCATAGAAGGCTctagtggggggtagccgagttggaacgctTCGGGAAATATCTTATGAGTCTGAGTGGTGGACTCTCAAGTTGCTTGCGTGGAAAagattatgaattttgagccatgcc encodes the following:
- the LOC135587443 gene encoding uncharacterized protein LOC135587443 isoform X3; amino-acid sequence: MSGVGVARQAGVVKIFDAHCHLQDRRIASVAPQLIRTALDSGVQRFVVNGVSEMGDEYPSIIPCFGLHPWYVKERSPNWFKSLREFLAETPGAAVGEIGLDKGAHAKNIDFGEQVDVFRQQLELAKVLEKPVSVHCLRAFGDLLEIMLSTGPFPAGVILHSYIGSAELVPGLAKLGSYFSFSGHLTSMKPEKAKKMLKSVGINVPKDRILIETDAPDGLLSVKTSSFPFPDVASIAETENKFGDSAAEATSLSKEGLNHPANIHRVLKYVATLLEMPEEELAELSFQNATRLFSYPGSKVNSDG
- the LOC135587443 gene encoding uncharacterized protein LOC135587443 isoform X1, with protein sequence MSGVGVARQAGVVKIFDAHCHLQDRRIASVAPQLIRTALDSGVQRFVVNGVSEMDWHIVKQMGDEYPSIIPCFGLHPWYVKERSPNWFKSLREFLAETPGAAVGEIGLDKGAHAKNIDFGEQVDVFRQQLELAKVLEKPVSVHCLRAFGDLLEIMLSTGPFPAGVILHSYIGSAELVPGLAKLGSYFSFSGHLTSMKPEKAKKMLKSVGINVPKDRILIETDAPDGLLSVKTSSFPFPDVASIAETENKFGDSAAEATSLSKEGLNHPANIHRVLKYVATLLEMPEEELAELSFQNATRLFSYPGSKVNSDG